One region of Oncorhynchus mykiss isolate Arlee chromosome 8, USDA_OmykA_1.1, whole genome shotgun sequence genomic DNA includes:
- the atp1a2a gene encoding sodium/potassium-transporting ATPase subunit alpha-2 has protein sequence MGKGSGAEYGDGKKKKKKEQELDELKKEVSMDDHKISLDDLGRRYGVDLARGLTNAKALEVLAREGPNVLTPPPTTPEWVKFCRQLFGGFSLLLWIGAILCFLAYSIQVATEDEPANDNLYLGVVLSAVVIITGCFSYYQEAKSSRIMDSFKNMVPQQALVIREGEKMTINAELVVRGDLVEIKGGDRIPADLRVVSAAGCKVDNSSLTGESEPQTRTPEFTHENPLETRNIAFFSTNCVEGTAHGVVVGTGDHTVMGRIATLASGLETGQTPINMEIEHFIQLITAVAVFLGVSFFILAIILGYTWLEAVIFLIGIIVANVPEGLLATVTVCLTLTAKRMAKKNCLVKNLEAVETLGSTSTICSDKTGTLTQNRMTVAHMWFDNMIHEADTTEDQSGATFDKSSATWHALSRVAGLCNRAEFKAGQETLPILKRDTAGDASESALLKCIQLSCGCVRSMRERNAKVGEIPFNSTNKYQLSIHEQEDNENGHLLVMKGAPERILDRCSTILIHGQEVPMDANWNEAFQSAYMELGGLGERVLGFCHLPLSPAQFPRGFSFDCEEVNFPIKGLCFVGLMSMIDPPRAAVPDAVGKCRSAGIKVIMVTGDHPITAKAIAKGVGIISEGNETVEDIAERLNIPLSQVNPRDAKACVVHGGDLKDMSAEYLDDLLRNHTEIVFARTSPQQKLIIVEGCQRTGAIVAVTGDGVNDSPALKKADIGVAMGIAGSDVSKQAADMILLDDNFASIVTGVEEGRLIFDNLKKSIAYTLTSNIPEISPFLLFIIASIPLPLGTVTILCIDLGTDMVPAISLAYETAESDIMKRQPRCPKTDKLVNDRLISMAYGQIGMIQALAGFFTYFVILAENGFWPETLLGIRLNWDDRANNEVEDSYGQQWTYEQRKIIEFTCHTSFFVSIVVVQWADVIICKTRRNSVFQQGMKNRILIFGLFAETALAAFLSYCPGMDIALRMYPLKVSWWFCALPYSLLIFIYDEVRKLIIRRYPGGWVELETYY, from the exons ATGGGGAAAGGG AGTGGTGCTGAATATGGAGAcggaaagaagaagaagaagaaggagcagGAACTGGATGAGCTCAAGAAGGAGGTGTCCATG GATGATCACAAGATATCATTGGACGATCTGGGAAGACGCTACGGAGTCGACCTGGCTCGG GGTCTGACCAATGCCAAGGCTCTGGAGGTGCTGGCCAGGGAGGGGCCCAACGTGTTGACTCCTCCTCCCACCACCCCAGAGTGGGTGAAGTTCTGCCGTCAGCTGTTCGGGGGTTTCTCCTTGCTCCTCTGGATCGGTGCCATCCTCTGCTTCCTGGCCTACAGTATTCAGGTGGCCACAGAGGACGAGCCAGCCAATGACAAC TTGTACCTGGGTGTGGTCTTGTCAGCTGTGGTCATCATAACTGGCTGTTTCTCCTACTACCAAGAGGCCAAGAGCTCACGCATCATGGACTCCTTCAAGAACATGGTTCCTCAG CAAGCCCTAGTGatcagggaaggagagaagatgaCGATCAATGCAGAGCTAGTGGTGAGGGGAGACCTGGTGGAGATCAAAGGAGGAGACAGGATCCCTGCCGACCTCCGAGTCGTCTCAGCCGCGGGCTGCAAG gTGGATAACTCCTCTCTGACTGGAGAATCAGAGCCTCAGACACGCACACCGGAGTTCACCCATGAGAACCCCCTGGAGACTCGAAACATCGCCTTCTTCTCAACCAACTGTGTGGAGG GTACAGCCCATGGCGTAGTAGTAGGGACTGGAGACCACACAGTGATGGGTCGTATTGCCACCCTGGCCTCTGGGCTGGAGACGGGCCAGACTCCCATCAATATGGAGATTGAACACTTCATTCAACTGATCACGGCCGTGGCTGTATTCCTGGGGGTCAGCTTTTTCATCCTGGCCATCATCCTGGGGTACACCTGGCTGGAGGCCGTCATCTTCCTCATTGGCATCATCGTCGCCAACGTCCCCGAGGGCCTGCTGGCCACAGTCACT GTATGTCTCACCCTCACTGCCAAGCGTATGGCCAAGAAGAACTGCCTGGTCAAGAATCTGGAGGCTGTGGAGACCCTGGGTTCTACATCCACCATCTGTTCCGACAAGACAGGCACCCTGACCCAGAACCGCATGACCGTGGCCCACATGTGGTTCGACAACATGATCCATGAGGCCGACACTACGGAGGACCAGTCTG GTGCTACCTTTGACAAGAGCTCGGCTACATGGCATGCTCTGTCCCGCGTGGCTGGACTCTGTAACCGTGCTGAGTTCAAAGCCGGGCAGGAAACCCTCCCCATTCTGAAG AGGGACACTGCGGGCGATGCGTCGGAATCTGCTCTGTTGAAATGTATTCAGCTCTCCTGTGGGTGTGTCCGCTCCATGAGAGAAAGAAACGCCAAAGTGGGAGAGATACCCTTCAACTCAACCAACAAGTACCAG CTATCCATTCATGAACAAGAGGACAATGAAAATGGCCACCTACTCGTTATGAAGGGAGCACCTGAAAGAATATTGGATAG GTGCAGCACCATCTTGATCCACGGCCAGGAGGTTCCAATGGACGCCAACTGGAACGAAGCTTTCCAGAGTGCCTACATGGAGCTGGGAGGGCTGGGAGAGAGAGTTCTAG GGTTCTGCCACTTGCCACTGTCTCCGGCCCAGTTCCCTCGGGGCTTCTCCTTTGACTGTGAGGAAGTCAACTTCCCTATAAAAGGGCTGTGTTTCGTCGGTCTCATGTCCATGATTGACCCTCCTCGCGCCGCCGTCCCCGACGCTGTGGGGAAATGCCGCTCCGCAGGGATTAAG GTCATCATGGTGACTGGCGACCATCCCATCACTGCCAAAGCCATCGCTAAAGGCGTGGGTATCATCTCCGAGGGCAACGAGACTGTGGAGGACATCGCTGAAAGACTAAATATTCCCCTGAGTCAAGTCAACCCCag GGATGCAAAGGCCTGTGTGGTACATGGAGGGGACCTGAAGGACATGAGTGCAGAGTACCTGGATGACCTACTCAGGAACCACACTGAGATAGTGTTCGCCCGCACATCACCTCAGCAGAAACTCATCATCGTAGAGGGCTGCCAGAGAACG GGGGCAATCGTGGCGGTTACTGGGGACGGAGTGAACGACTCGCCTGCCCTGAAGAAGGCTGACATTGGGGTTGCTATGGGGATTGCTGGGTCTGACGTCTCCAAGCAGGCTGCAGACATGATCCTCCTGGATGACAATTTCGCCTCTATTGTCACTGGAGTGGAGGAag GTCGTCTGATCTTTGATAACTTGAAGAAGTCTATCGCCTACACACTGACAAGTAACATTCCAGAGATCagccccttcctcctcttcatcattgCCAGCATTCCCCTGCCCCTGGGCACCGTCACCATCCTCTGTATCGACTTGGGCACAGACATG GTTCCTGCTATCTCATTGGCCTATGAGACGGCTGAGAGTGACATTATGAAGCGTCAGCCCAGGTGCCCAAAGACAGACAAGCTGGTGAACGACAGACTGATCAGCATGGCCTACGGACAGATAG gtatgATTCAGGCTCTGGCTGGCTTTTTCACCTACTTTGTGATCCTGGCTGAGAATGGCTTTTGGCCAGAGACCCTGCTGGGCATCCGTCTGAACTGGGACGACCGTGCCAACAACGAGGTGGAGGACAGCTATGGACAGCAGTGG ACCTACGAACAGCGGAAGATTATTGAGTTCACGTGTCACACCTCGTTCTTCGTGAGCATCGTGGTGGTGCAATGGGCCGACGTGATTATCTGCAAGACCAGGAGGAACTCTGTCTTTCAGCAGGGCATGAA GAATCGTATCCTGATCTTTGGCCTGTTTGCTGAGACTGCTTTGGCTGCATTTTTATCCTACTGCCCAGGAATGGACATCGCCCTCCGCATGTATCCCCTGAA